From one Candidatus Thioglobus sp. NP1 genomic stretch:
- a CDS encoding Rrf2 family transcriptional regulator yields MQLTTKGRYAVTAMLDLASNESAKPVTLDMISQRQNISLSYLEQLFAKLRKASLVKSVRGPGGGYLLNVNAVDVTLTEIIEAVDENIDLRRCHGAKDCLRGKQCLSHHLWCEVSDQIRGFLSTRNLQQVIDDYQSNQDLNLN; encoded by the coding sequence ATGCAACTAACAACTAAAGGAAGGTACGCAGTTACCGCTATGCTTGACTTGGCTTCTAATGAATCTGCTAAGCCAGTTACGCTAGATATGATATCTCAAAGACAGAACATTTCACTTTCATATTTAGAACAACTTTTTGCTAAATTAAGAAAAGCATCTCTAGTCAAAAGCGTTAGAGGGCCGGGTGGAGGGTATCTTCTTAATGTCAATGCTGTTGATGTCACGCTTACAGAAATTATAGAGGCAGTTGATGAAAATATTGATCTTCGTCGCTGTCATGGTGCTAAGGATTGCTTAAGGGGTAAGCAGTGCTTGTCTCACCATTTATGGTGTGAGGTTAGTGATCAAATTAGAGGTTTTCTAAGTACTAGAAATCTTCAACAGGTAATTGATGATTACCAATCTAACCAAGATTTAAATTTAAATTAA
- the iscU gene encoding Fe-S cluster assembly scaffold IscU: MAYGKKVLDHYENPRNVGVLDKDASNVGTGMVGAPACGDVMRLQIQINDDGVIEEAKFKTYGCGSAIASSSLLTEWVKGKTLDEASQIKNTEIVEELELPPVKIHCSVLAEDAIKAAINDLKSKAS; this comes from the coding sequence ATGGCATATGGAAAGAAAGTACTAGATCACTATGAAAATCCTAGAAATGTTGGTGTCTTAGATAAAGATGCCTCTAATGTAGGTACTGGTATGGTTGGTGCACCAGCATGTGGAGATGTAATGAGGTTACAAATCCAGATTAATGATGATGGTGTTATCGAAGAGGCAAAATTTAAGACTTATGGTTGCGGATCTGCAATTGCTTCATCTTCACTTTTAACCGAATGGGTTAAAGGAAAGACGCTTGATGAGGCTTCACAGATTAAGAATACTGAAATAGTTGAAGAATTAGAATTACCACCTGTAAAAATTCATTGCTCAGTATTGGCTGAAGATGCAATTAAAGCAGCAATAAATGATTTAAAAAGTAAAGCTAGCTAA
- a CDS encoding IscS subfamily cysteine desulfurase, producing MLTPTYMDYSSTTPVDARVAKKMAKYLTMEGDFGNPASRSHHYGWQAEKAVDNARNQVAELISADPREIVWTSGATESNNLALKGIANFYHKRGKHIITLKTEHKAILDTCRQLEREGFEVTYLDPLPNGLLDIDLFKSVIREDTILASFMHVNNEIGVIQDLQAIGDICRENKVFFHVDAAQSVGKIEIDLSSLPVDLMSFSAHKIYGPKGMGALYVSRKPRVRLEAQMHGGGHERGMRSGTLATHQIVGMGEAFAIAQAEMKDEGVRTKKLRDRLYAGFSDMEEVVVNGDLDQRIGSNLNISFNYVEGESLMMAISGVAVSSGSACTSASLEPSYVLRALGLSDELAHSSIRFSVGRYTTEKDVDDAITLVREKVEKLRDLSPLWDMFKDGVDLSSVEWAAH from the coding sequence ATGTTGACTCCTACATACATGGATTACTCATCTACTACGCCAGTTGATGCTCGGGTTGCTAAAAAAATGGCTAAATATTTAACAATGGAAGGTGATTTTGGTAATCCTGCTTCTCGCTCTCATCATTATGGATGGCAAGCTGAGAAAGCAGTTGATAATGCCCGAAACCAGGTAGCAGAGCTAATTAGCGCTGATCCTAGGGAAATTGTCTGGACTTCTGGCGCTACTGAATCTAATAATCTTGCATTAAAAGGTATTGCTAATTTTTATCATAAACGTGGTAAACATATTATCACTCTTAAAACTGAGCATAAGGCTATTCTAGATACCTGCCGTCAATTAGAACGAGAAGGTTTTGAGGTCACTTATCTTGATCCTCTTCCCAATGGTTTGTTGGATATTGACTTATTTAAAAGTGTTATTAGAGAGGATACAATTCTTGCCTCATTTATGCATGTTAATAATGAAATTGGTGTTATTCAAGACCTTCAGGCAATTGGTGATATTTGTAGAGAGAATAAGGTATTTTTTCATGTAGATGCTGCACAATCTGTTGGTAAGATTGAAATTGATTTAAGCTCTCTGCCAGTTGATTTAATGAGTTTCTCAGCGCATAAGATTTATGGTCCAAAAGGTATGGGAGCACTATACGTCTCTAGGAAGCCTAGAGTTAGACTAGAGGCTCAAATGCATGGCGGTGGCCATGAGCGTGGAATGCGTTCTGGAACTTTAGCTACCCATCAAATTGTTGGTATGGGTGAGGCTTTTGCAATTGCTCAGGCTGAGATGAAGGATGAGGGAGTAAGAACTAAAAAACTTAGAGATAGACTTTATGCTGGTTTTTCCGATATGGAAGAGGTGGTTGTTAATGGTGATCTTGATCAGAGAATTGGAAGTAATTTAAATATTAGTTTCAATTACGTTGAGGGTGAGTCATTAATGATGGCTATTTCTGGAGTTGCTGTATCTTCAGGTTCAGCATGTACATCAGCAAGTCTTGAGCCTTCTTATGTGTTAAGAGCATTAGGGCTAAGTGATGAATTAGCTCATAGCTCAATTCGCTTTAGTGTTGGTCGATACACAACAGAAAAGGATGTTGATGATGCGATTACGCTAGTACGTGAAAAAGTTGAAAAATTAAGAGATTTATCGCCTTTATGGGATATGTTTAAGGATGGCGTTGATTTAAGTTCTGTTGAGTGGGCTGCCCACTAA